A window of Streptomyces sp. SAI-127 contains these coding sequences:
- a CDS encoding alpha-ketoacid dehydrogenase subunit beta — MAKVTMAQALNTALRDALREDERVLVFGEDVGPLGGVFRITDGLTRDFGEQRCFDTPLAEAGIVGLAVGMAMGGFRPVVEMQFDAFAYPAFEQIASHVAKTRNRTRGRIGLPMVIRIPYAGGIGGVEHHCDSSEAYYAHTPGLKVVTPATAEDAYWLLRDAVADPDPVVFLEPKKLYWSREDTDLQTRGALPFGRAAIRRAGRDATVVAYGPSVPVALAAAEAAAEDGIELEVVDLRTLVPFDDETVTESVRRTGRCVVVQEAQGFAGVGAEIAARVQERCFHSLAAPVLRVAGFDIPYPPPKLEHAHLPGVDRILDAVDRLQFADEPDTRHLVKGAVA, encoded by the coding sequence ATGGCCAAGGTCACGATGGCGCAGGCGCTCAACACCGCCCTGCGCGACGCGCTGCGCGAGGACGAACGAGTCCTTGTCTTCGGCGAGGACGTCGGTCCGCTCGGCGGGGTCTTCCGCATCACCGACGGGCTGACCCGCGACTTCGGCGAGCAGCGCTGCTTCGACACCCCGCTCGCGGAGGCCGGCATCGTCGGGCTGGCGGTCGGCATGGCGATGGGCGGCTTCCGGCCCGTGGTGGAGATGCAGTTCGACGCGTTCGCCTACCCGGCGTTCGAGCAGATCGCCTCGCACGTCGCCAAGACGCGCAACCGCACCCGCGGCCGGATCGGCCTGCCGATGGTGATCCGTATCCCCTACGCGGGCGGGATCGGCGGGGTCGAGCACCACTGCGACTCCAGCGAGGCCTACTACGCGCACACACCCGGCCTGAAGGTCGTCACCCCGGCCACGGCCGAGGACGCGTACTGGCTGCTGCGGGACGCGGTGGCGGACCCCGACCCGGTGGTGTTCCTGGAGCCGAAGAAGCTGTACTGGTCGCGCGAGGACACCGACCTTCAGACGCGCGGGGCGCTGCCGTTCGGGCGGGCGGCGATCCGGCGGGCGGGGCGTGACGCCACCGTCGTCGCCTACGGCCCATCTGTCCCGGTGGCGCTGGCCGCGGCCGAGGCCGCCGCCGAGGACGGGATCGAGCTGGAGGTCGTGGACCTGCGCACGCTGGTGCCCTTCGACGACGAGACCGTCACGGAGTCGGTGCGCAGGACCGGACGCTGTGTGGTCGTGCAGGAGGCGCAGGGATTCGCGGGGGTGGGCGCGGAGATCGCCGCCCGGGTGCAGGAGCGCTGCTTCCACTCGCTCGCCGCTCCCGTGCTGCGGGTGGCCGGATTCGACATCCCGTATCCGCCGCCGAAGCTGGAGCACGCGCACCTGCCCGGCGTCGACCGGATCCTGGACGCCGTCGACCGCCTGCAGTTCGCCGACGAGCCCGACACCCGGCACCTGGTGAAGGGAGCGGTCGCATGA
- a CDS encoding dihydrolipoamide acetyltransferase family protein — protein MTTATLQEQLFRLPDLGEGLTDAEIVEWKVAVGDTVTIDQIVVEVETAKAAVEVPVPYAGMVLRLHAEAGTPLGVGEPLITVGAEAPAAPEPTVVDTAADRYREEEQAGSGNVLIGYGTGHEPAPRRRRRRAAAAPETPAPAPVTEAHVPRVISPLVRRLARDHGIDLAALTPSGPAGVVLRRDVEQAVARQEPASTESTATPEPAGDGPVRIPLRGIRKAVADKLARSRTEIPDATTWVDVDATGLLQAKRALEAAEPGRRIGLLALFARICVAGLRRYPELNSTVDTERREILRFDEVHLGFAAQTERGLVVPVVRDAHRLTTVQLATELARLTELARTGKLPPDRLTGGTFTLNNYGVFGVDGSTPIINHPEAALLGVGRIIDKPWVVNGELTVRKVTQLSFSFDHRVCDGGTAGGFLRFVAHCVERPAVLLADI, from the coding sequence ATGACCACCGCGACGTTGCAGGAGCAGTTGTTCCGGCTGCCCGACCTCGGCGAGGGGCTGACCGACGCGGAGATCGTCGAGTGGAAGGTCGCCGTCGGCGACACCGTGACGATCGACCAGATCGTGGTCGAGGTGGAGACCGCCAAGGCCGCGGTCGAGGTGCCGGTGCCGTACGCGGGCATGGTGCTGCGGCTGCACGCTGAGGCGGGAACGCCGCTGGGGGTGGGCGAACCGCTGATCACGGTGGGAGCGGAGGCACCCGCAGCGCCGGAACCGACCGTCGTGGACACCGCCGCCGACCGGTACCGCGAGGAGGAACAGGCCGGTTCCGGCAACGTCCTGATCGGCTACGGCACCGGGCACGAGCCCGCGCCGCGCCGTCGCCGCCGACGTGCGGCCGCCGCACCGGAGACGCCCGCACCCGCACCGGTCACGGAGGCGCACGTTCCCCGCGTCATCTCGCCGCTGGTCCGGCGGCTGGCCCGGGACCACGGTATCGACCTCGCCGCGCTGACACCTTCGGGTCCGGCCGGGGTCGTCCTGCGGCGGGACGTGGAACAGGCTGTCGCCCGACAGGAACCGGCCTCGACCGAATCCACCGCCACCCCGGAGCCCGCCGGCGACGGCCCCGTCCGCATCCCCCTGCGCGGCATCCGCAAGGCCGTCGCTGACAAGCTCGCGCGCAGTCGTACCGAGATCCCCGACGCCACCACCTGGGTCGACGTGGACGCGACCGGCCTGCTCCAGGCCAAAAGGGCGCTGGAGGCCGCCGAACCCGGCCGACGCATCGGCCTGTTGGCCCTGTTCGCCCGCATCTGTGTCGCCGGTCTGCGCCGCTACCCGGAACTCAACTCGACCGTCGACACCGAGCGCCGGGAGATCCTGCGCTTCGACGAGGTGCACCTGGGCTTCGCCGCCCAGACCGAACGCGGCCTCGTCGTCCCCGTCGTCCGCGACGCCCACCGGCTCACGACGGTCCAACTGGCCACCGAACTGGCCCGGTTGACCGAGCTTGCCCGGACCGGAAAGCTGCCGCCCGACCGGCTGACCGGGGGCACCTTCACCCTCAACAACTACGGCGTGTTCGGCGTCGACGGCTCCACACCCATCATCAACCACCCGGAGGCAGCGCTTCTCGGTGTGGGCCGCATCATCGACAAACCATGGGTGGTGAACGGCGAGTTGACCGTCCGCAAGGTCACGCAGCTGTCGTTCAGCTTCGACCACCGGGTCTGCGACGGCGGCACCGCCGGCGGCTTCCTGCGCTTCGTGGCCCACTGCGTGGAACGCCCGGCAGTCCTGCTCGCCGACATCTGA
- the paaN gene encoding phenylacetic acid degradation protein PaaN, translating to MSSTFYARHADLLEQAVARTTDRGYWTPYPEIPSASVYGVGAPEAGEEAFRALLDRPFPLDGHPTAGTVPATEVSPYGFPLGVSYPHPAPEAAVARAKSAAPAWRSASPDVRAGVAAEILARLNAASFEIAHAVQHTTGQPFVMAFQAGGPHAQDRGLEAVAYAWEAQRRHPATALWSKPRRRGGPLVMEKTFTPVGRGVAVLIACNTFPTWNGYPGFFASLVTGNPVIVKPHRRAVLPLAITVRIAREVLAEAGFDPDVVLLAASGPEERTAPALATHPDVRIVDFTGSSEFGDWLETNARQAAVHTEKAGLNTVVVDSTDDYAGLLRNLAFSLSLYSGQMCTTPQNILVPRDGFPTDQGPRTADEFAADLGSALDDLLGDPARAVATLGAIVNPGVLARLEEAAALGRTTHATRAVTHPDHPDAVVRTPLVARLDAEADEKTYTSEWFGPVSFVIATDDTAHSLRVLHDTVRSHGALTACVYATGEDVPAAARATALEAGVHLSENLTGEVFPNQSAAFSDFHGTSANPAANATLTDAAFVTGRFAVLQSRRHAPHQEHVEPTDVR from the coding sequence ATGTCATCAACCTTCTACGCCCGCCACGCGGACCTGCTCGAACAGGCCGTGGCCCGCACCACCGACCGCGGCTACTGGACGCCGTATCCGGAGATCCCCAGCGCCTCGGTGTACGGGGTCGGAGCACCGGAGGCGGGCGAGGAAGCCTTCCGCGCCCTCCTCGACCGCCCGTTCCCGCTCGACGGGCACCCCACCGCCGGCACCGTCCCCGCCACGGAGGTGTCGCCGTACGGCTTCCCCCTCGGCGTCAGCTACCCGCATCCGGCGCCCGAGGCCGCCGTAGCGAGGGCCAAGTCCGCGGCCCCGGCGTGGCGTTCGGCGAGCCCCGATGTCCGGGCCGGCGTGGCGGCCGAGATCCTGGCCCGCCTCAACGCGGCGAGCTTCGAGATCGCGCACGCCGTCCAGCACACCACCGGCCAGCCCTTCGTGATGGCTTTCCAGGCGGGCGGCCCGCACGCCCAGGACCGCGGCCTCGAAGCGGTGGCGTACGCCTGGGAGGCACAGCGGCGCCACCCGGCCACCGCGCTCTGGAGCAAGCCCCGGCGTCGGGGCGGACCGCTGGTGATGGAGAAGACGTTCACCCCGGTCGGCCGCGGTGTGGCCGTGCTCATCGCCTGCAACACCTTCCCCACCTGGAACGGCTATCCGGGCTTCTTCGCGAGCCTGGTCACCGGCAACCCGGTGATCGTCAAGCCGCACCGGCGGGCCGTGCTGCCGCTGGCGATCACCGTGCGGATCGCCCGTGAGGTGCTGGCGGAGGCCGGTTTCGACCCGGACGTGGTGCTGCTGGCCGCCTCGGGGCCCGAGGAGCGCACGGCTCCCGCCCTGGCCACCCACCCCGACGTGCGGATCGTGGACTTCACCGGTTCCAGCGAGTTCGGCGACTGGCTGGAGACCAACGCCCGCCAGGCCGCCGTGCACACGGAGAAGGCGGGTCTCAACACCGTCGTCGTGGACTCCACGGACGACTACGCCGGGCTCCTGCGCAACCTCGCGTTCTCGCTGTCTCTCTACAGCGGGCAGATGTGCACCACCCCGCAGAACATCCTCGTCCCCCGCGACGGGTTCCCCACCGACCAAGGACCGCGTACCGCCGACGAGTTCGCCGCCGATCTGGGCTCCGCGCTCGACGACCTGCTCGGCGACCCGGCCCGCGCCGTCGCCACCCTCGGCGCGATCGTGAACCCCGGAGTCCTCGCGCGTCTGGAGGAGGCGGCAGCCCTGGGCCGTACCACCCATGCCACACGGGCCGTGACGCACCCCGACCACCCGGACGCCGTGGTCCGCACCCCGCTGGTGGCCCGACTCGACGCGGAGGCCGACGAGAAGACCTACACGAGCGAGTGGTTCGGTCCGGTCTCCTTCGTCATCGCCACCGACGACACCGCGCACTCCCTGCGCGTCCTGCACGACACCGTACGGAGCCACGGCGCGCTCACCGCCTGCGTGTACGCGACCGGCGAGGACGTGCCGGCGGCGGCGCGCGCGACGGCGCTGGAGGCCGGGGTGCACCTGTCGGAGAACCTGACCGGCGAGGTGTTCCCCAACCAGTCCGCCGCCTTCAGCGACTTCCACGGCACGTCGGCCAACCCGGCCGCCAACGCGACCCTGACGGACGCGGCGTTCGTCACCGGCCGGTTCGCCGTCCTCCAGTCCCGCCGTCACGCACCCCACCAGGAGCACGTGGAGCCCACCGATGTCCGATGA
- a CDS encoding thiolase family protein: MSDEVYLIDGARTPQGRYGGALAPVRPDDLAALVVGEAVRRSGAPAEFVDEVILGAANQAGEDNRDVARMAVLLAGLPHTVPGYTVNRLCASGLTAVASAAQSIRAGEAELIVAGGVESMTRAPWVTAKPGTPWARPGDVHDTSLGWRFTNPRFPATTTLSMGETAEEVAALDGISRLEADAFALRSHRRAVAARTAGRFAAEIVPVPVADGEVTEDEGPRPTTTLEKLSGLRTAFRQGGTVTAGNSSPLSDGAAALVVASGAAVERHGLTPRARIVTAASAGVEPHLMGLGPVPATAKALERAGWTVEDLDAIELNEAFAAQALAVMHRLKLDPDRVNAEGGAIALGHPLGCSGARILLTLLGRLEREGGRRGLATLCVGVGQGVAMLVERV, translated from the coding sequence ATGTCCGATGAGGTCTACCTGATCGACGGGGCCCGTACCCCGCAGGGCCGTTACGGCGGGGCGCTGGCCCCCGTACGCCCCGACGACCTGGCCGCGCTCGTCGTCGGCGAGGCCGTGCGACGCTCCGGGGCCCCGGCCGAATTCGTGGACGAGGTGATCCTCGGCGCCGCGAACCAGGCCGGCGAGGACAACCGGGACGTCGCGCGGATGGCCGTACTGCTGGCGGGACTTCCGCACACCGTGCCCGGATACACCGTCAACCGGCTGTGCGCCTCCGGACTTACGGCCGTCGCGTCCGCCGCACAGTCGATACGGGCGGGCGAGGCCGAGCTGATCGTGGCCGGCGGGGTCGAGTCGATGACCCGCGCGCCGTGGGTGACGGCCAAGCCGGGCACACCCTGGGCCCGGCCCGGCGACGTCCACGACACCTCGCTGGGCTGGCGCTTCACCAACCCGCGCTTCCCCGCGACGACGACCTTGTCGATGGGCGAGACCGCGGAGGAGGTCGCCGCCCTGGACGGCATCAGCCGCCTGGAGGCGGACGCCTTCGCGCTGCGCAGTCACCGCCGGGCGGTGGCCGCGCGGACGGCGGGCCGCTTCGCGGCGGAGATCGTCCCGGTGCCGGTGGCGGACGGTGAGGTGACCGAGGACGAAGGGCCACGCCCGACCACCACGTTGGAGAAGCTGAGCGGCCTGCGCACCGCGTTCCGGCAGGGCGGCACCGTCACCGCGGGCAACTCCTCGCCGCTGTCCGACGGGGCCGCCGCCCTGGTGGTGGCGAGCGGGGCCGCGGTGGAGCGCCACGGACTGACTCCGCGGGCCCGGATCGTCACCGCCGCCTCGGCCGGGGTCGAGCCCCACCTGATGGGGCTCGGCCCGGTGCCGGCCACCGCCAAGGCACTGGAGCGGGCAGGCTGGACGGTCGAGGACCTCGACGCGATCGAACTCAACGAGGCCTTCGCCGCCCAGGCCCTCGCGGTCATGCACCGGCTGAAGCTCGATCCGGACCGCGTCAATGCCGAGGGCGGCGCCATCGCTCTCGGCCACCCCCTGGGCTGCTCCGGCGCCCGCATCCTGCTCACCCTGCTGGGCCGACTGGAACGGGAGGGCGGCCGGAGAGGCCTGGCGACCCTCTGCGTCGGGGTCGGACAGGGCGTGGCCATGCTCGTGGAGCGCGTATGA
- a CDS encoding enoyl-CoA hydratase/isomerase family protein, whose protein sequence is MNTRETLSVEERADRMVVTLRRPAARNAINGRMIAELHRVCEELERTPKLLLLTGHDGVFAGGADIGELRRRGRDEALEGINSRLFERVRRLPLPTVAAVPGWALGGGAELAYACDLRIAGTDAVFGNPEPGLGILAAAGACWRLRELVGESVAKQVLLAGRTLDAPAALACGLVMDVVPTGRLADAAHALLDRIARSSALALRLTKLVTDASGAHPVADDLAQAVLFESPDKQRRMTRFLEKKGGRA, encoded by the coding sequence ATGAACACGCGCGAGACTCTGTCGGTCGAGGAGCGGGCGGACCGGATGGTCGTCACCCTGCGGCGGCCCGCCGCCCGCAACGCCATCAACGGTCGCATGATCGCCGAACTGCACCGCGTGTGCGAGGAGTTGGAGCGCACACCGAAACTGCTCCTGCTCACCGGGCACGACGGTGTCTTCGCCGGCGGGGCCGACATCGGCGAACTGCGGCGGCGCGGCAGGGACGAGGCGCTGGAGGGGATCAACAGCCGCCTGTTCGAGCGGGTACGCAGGCTGCCCCTGCCCACCGTGGCCGCCGTGCCCGGCTGGGCGCTGGGCGGCGGTGCCGAGTTGGCGTACGCCTGCGATCTCAGGATCGCCGGGACGGACGCGGTCTTCGGCAACCCCGAACCGGGCCTCGGCATCCTCGCCGCCGCCGGTGCGTGCTGGCGGCTGCGAGAACTGGTGGGCGAGTCGGTGGCCAAGCAGGTCCTGCTCGCCGGACGCACTCTCGACGCCCCCGCGGCCCTCGCGTGCGGGCTGGTCATGGACGTCGTACCGACCGGCCGGCTGGCCGACGCGGCGCACGCGCTGCTCGACCGGATAGCCCGCTCCTCGGCACTCGCCCTGCGCCTCACGAAGCTCGTCACCGACGCCTCGGGGGCTCACCCCGTGGCCGACGACCTCGCCCAGGCGGTGCTCTTCGAGAGCCCGGACAAACAGCGGCGCATGACGCGCTTCCTGGAGAAGAAGGGAGGCCGGGCATGA
- a CDS encoding 3-hydroxyacyl-CoA dehydrogenase family protein: MTSAAAPPPVVGVIGGGRMGAGIAQSFAAAGSRVVVVERDKSAASAAMERVTKGLRQAAERGTLAGPQTLGVPDRVIVASSIAELPHDTDLVVEAVFEDAALKAELLAAAEDVVHDGCVLASNTSALSVTELAAVLRSPGRFLGMHFFNPVPVSALVELVLAPGTTEATRAAAVRWTHALGKQDVVVKDSPGFASSRLGLALGLEAIRMVEEGVADPEAVDTAMRLGYRHPMGPLRLTDVVGLDVRLAIAEHLHTKLGERFAPPRLLREKVARGELGRKTGRGFYRWQ, encoded by the coding sequence ATGACCTCGGCAGCAGCACCACCCCCCGTGGTGGGGGTCATCGGCGGCGGTCGCATGGGCGCCGGGATCGCCCAGTCCTTCGCGGCCGCCGGATCACGTGTGGTCGTGGTGGAGCGCGACAAGTCCGCGGCGTCCGCGGCAATGGAGCGGGTGACCAAAGGACTTCGGCAGGCGGCCGAGCGCGGGACGCTCGCCGGCCCGCAGACCCTCGGAGTGCCGGACCGTGTCATCGTCGCCTCCTCGATCGCCGAACTGCCCCACGACACCGACCTGGTCGTCGAGGCCGTCTTCGAAGACGCCGCTCTCAAGGCCGAGTTGCTCGCCGCCGCCGAGGACGTCGTGCACGACGGATGTGTGCTGGCCAGCAACACCAGCGCCCTGTCCGTCACCGAACTCGCGGCGGTGCTGCGGAGTCCCGGGCGGTTCCTGGGGATGCACTTCTTCAACCCCGTGCCCGTGTCCGCCCTCGTCGAACTGGTCCTGGCCCCCGGTACGACCGAAGCGACCAGGGCAGCGGCGGTCCGCTGGACCCACGCCCTCGGCAAACAGGACGTCGTCGTCAAGGACTCGCCCGGGTTCGCCAGCAGCCGCCTGGGCCTCGCCCTCGGTCTCGAGGCGATCCGCATGGTCGAGGAAGGCGTCGCCGACCCGGAGGCCGTCGACACGGCCATGCGCCTCGGCTACCGGCACCCGATGGGCCCGCTGCGGCTGACGGACGTGGTGGGACTCGACGTACGCCTCGCCATCGCGGAGCACCTGCACACGAAACTCGGCGAACGGTTCGCGCCGCCGCGGCTGCTGCGGGAGAAAGTCGCCCGCGGTGAGCTGGGCCGCAAGACCGGTCGGGGGTTCTACCGATGGCAGTGA
- a CDS encoding enoyl-CoA hydratase-related protein: MAVSERPRASSESPASHGVSYEVTDAVAVIELRGRTTGNALDAHLRGALLMAARRLTTDARREVRAALITARGRHFCVGQDLKEHAHLLKTSPATAFANIPEHYNPLVKELHALPIPLVVAVEGSCVGAGLGLALCADVRVAAERARFATAFGGVGLASDSGVARALARQLGPSRAAGLMLLGDTFSARDAEQWGLVHRVVADGSAAAEGVALARTLAAGPSAAHRETKALLRSAATTALPAALERESVVQRRLGSTDDHHEAVTAFLERRGPVFRGR; this comes from the coding sequence ATGGCAGTGAGCGAAAGACCGCGGGCATCGAGCGAAAGCCCCGCCTCGCACGGCGTGTCGTACGAGGTCACCGACGCCGTGGCCGTGATCGAACTGCGCGGCCGCACGACCGGCAACGCGCTCGACGCCCACCTGCGCGGCGCCCTCCTCATGGCCGCCCGGCGGCTGACCACGGACGCCCGGCGCGAGGTGCGGGCGGCCCTGATCACCGCGCGCGGCCGGCACTTCTGCGTCGGCCAGGACCTCAAGGAACACGCCCACCTGCTCAAGACCTCGCCCGCCACCGCCTTCGCCAACATCCCCGAGCACTACAACCCGCTGGTGAAGGAGCTGCACGCACTGCCGATCCCGCTCGTCGTCGCGGTCGAGGGCTCCTGTGTCGGCGCCGGACTGGGCCTCGCGCTCTGCGCCGACGTACGTGTGGCGGCCGAGCGTGCCCGCTTCGCCACCGCGTTCGGCGGTGTCGGCCTGGCCTCGGACTCGGGCGTCGCCCGCGCACTGGCCCGGCAGCTCGGTCCGTCCCGCGCCGCCGGACTCATGCTGCTCGGCGACACCTTCTCCGCGCGGGACGCCGAGCAGTGGGGGCTGGTGCACCGCGTCGTGGCGGACGGCTCGGCCGCCGCCGAGGGCGTGGCCCTGGCCCGCACGCTGGCCGCCGGGCCCAGCGCCGCGCACCGGGAGACCAAGGCGCTGCTGCGGTCGGCGGCCACCACGGCCCTGCCGGCGGCGCTGGAGCGCGAGTCCGTCGTCCAGCGGCGACTCGGCAGCACCGACGACCACCACGAGGCGGTCACCGCCTTCCTCGAACGGCGAGGCCCGGTCTTCCGTGGCCGCTGA
- the paaA gene encoding 1,2-phenylacetyl-CoA epoxidase subunit PaaA: protein MNTSVFEDTIARDQRIEPRDWMPDAYRATLVRQIAQHAHSEIIGMQPEGEWITRAPSLRRKAILFAKVQDEAGHGLYLYSAAETLGADRTDMTERLIDGRQKYSSIFNYPTRTFADVGVVGWFVDGAAICNQVPLCRTSYGPYGRAMVRVCKEESFHQRQGYELLLTMMRGTDEQRAMVQDAVDRWWWPSLMMFGPPDDDSPNSARSMAWRIKRHSNDVLRQRFVDMTVPQAEKLGVTLPDPGLRWNEERGHHDFSTPDWDELKRVVSGDGPCNAERIARRRAAHEEGAWVRRAAAAHAAKRTARSRQGAAA, encoded by the coding sequence ATGAACACGTCCGTGTTCGAGGACACCATCGCCCGTGACCAGCGCATCGAACCCCGCGACTGGATGCCCGACGCCTACCGGGCCACGCTCGTCCGGCAGATCGCCCAGCACGCCCACTCCGAGATCATCGGCATGCAGCCGGAGGGCGAGTGGATCACCCGGGCGCCCTCGCTGCGCCGCAAGGCGATCCTCTTCGCCAAGGTGCAGGACGAGGCGGGGCACGGGCTCTATCTCTACTCGGCGGCCGAGACCCTGGGCGCCGACCGCACCGACATGACGGAGCGGTTGATCGACGGCCGCCAGAAGTACTCCTCGATCTTCAACTACCCCACCCGCACCTTCGCCGACGTCGGGGTGGTCGGCTGGTTCGTGGACGGTGCCGCCATCTGCAACCAGGTCCCGCTGTGCCGCACCTCGTACGGCCCCTACGGACGTGCCATGGTCCGCGTCTGCAAGGAGGAGTCCTTCCACCAGCGGCAGGGCTACGAACTGCTGCTGACCATGATGCGCGGCACCGACGAACAGCGCGCCATGGTGCAGGACGCCGTGGACCGCTGGTGGTGGCCGTCCCTGATGATGTTCGGCCCGCCCGACGACGACTCCCCCAACTCGGCGCGCTCCATGGCCTGGAGGATCAAGCGGCACTCCAACGACGTCCTGCGGCAGCGCTTCGTCGACATGACCGTCCCGCAGGCCGAGAAGCTGGGCGTCACCCTGCCCGACCCGGGCCTGCGCTGGAACGAGGAGCGCGGCCACCACGACTTCTCCACCCCCGACTGGGACGAGCTGAAGCGGGTCGTCTCCGGAGACGGACCGTGCAACGCCGAGCGGATCGCCCGCCGCCGGGCCGCGCACGAGGAGGGCGCCTGGGTACGGCGGGCCGCCGCCGCGCACGCCGCCAAGCGCACCGCCCGGTCACGGCAAGGAGCGGCCGCATGA
- the paaB gene encoding 1,2-phenylacetyl-CoA epoxidase subunit PaaB — protein MSPTSKADWPLYEVFVRGKRGLNHVHVGSLRAADDDMALLHARDLYTRRNEGVSIWAVRSDTIAASAPDEKDPFFAPSGDKVYRHPTFYDIPDDVPHI, from the coding sequence ATGAGCCCCACGAGCAAGGCCGACTGGCCGCTGTACGAGGTGTTCGTGCGCGGCAAGCGCGGGCTCAACCACGTCCACGTCGGCTCCCTGCGCGCCGCCGACGACGACATGGCCCTGCTGCACGCCCGCGACCTCTACACGCGGCGCAACGAGGGCGTGAGCATCTGGGCCGTGCGCTCGGACACCATCGCCGCCTCCGCGCCCGACGAGAAGGACCCCTTCTTCGCGCCCAGCGGCGACAAGGTCTACCGGCACCCCACCTTCTACGACATCCCCGACGACGTCCCCCACATCTAG
- the paaC gene encoding 1,2-phenylacetyl-CoA epoxidase subunit PaaC: protein MTDEDLYVDGDGARWAFGTGFTDPLHGIDQAVPDGVDAADLAACCLALGDDALVSAQRLAEWCTRAPELEEELALANIGLDLLGQARLLYARAGRADGTGRGEDAYAYFRAPVDFRNIRLAELPGGDFAFTVARLLVLSVWRLAVCEALTTAPDPVLGAIAAKSVKELAYHRRWTAEWTVRLGDGTDESAARMRAAFDEVAPWLDELLSDGTAARLGAEPAAVAARTRLELFHVLADAGLNRSAGVSPLDARASPVPGSGRNGQHTPHLAPLLAELQSVARAHPDASW, encoded by the coding sequence ATGACCGACGAGGACCTGTACGTCGACGGCGACGGCGCACGGTGGGCGTTCGGCACCGGGTTCACCGACCCCCTGCACGGGATCGACCAGGCGGTGCCGGACGGAGTCGACGCGGCAGACCTGGCCGCCTGCTGTCTGGCGCTCGGCGACGACGCCCTGGTGTCCGCGCAGCGGCTGGCCGAATGGTGCACCCGCGCCCCGGAGTTGGAGGAGGAGTTGGCGCTGGCCAACATCGGACTCGACCTCCTCGGCCAGGCACGTCTGCTGTACGCCAGGGCGGGCCGGGCCGACGGCACGGGCCGTGGCGAGGACGCGTACGCCTACTTCCGCGCCCCTGTGGACTTCCGCAACATACGCCTCGCCGAACTGCCGGGCGGCGACTTCGCGTTCACCGTCGCTCGCCTGCTGGTGCTGTCCGTCTGGCGGCTGGCCGTGTGCGAGGCGCTCACCACCGCACCCGACCCGGTGCTGGGCGCGATCGCCGCGAAGAGCGTCAAGGAGCTGGCCTACCACCGCCGTTGGACCGCCGAGTGGACGGTCCGGCTCGGTGACGGCACCGACGAGTCCGCCGCCCGGATGCGGGCCGCTTTCGACGAAGTCGCCCCCTGGCTGGACGAGTTGCTGTCGGACGGTACGGCCGCGCGCCTCGGCGCGGAGCCGGCTGCCGTAGCCGCGCGGACCCGCCTTGAGCTGTTCCACGTGTTGGCCGATGCCGGGCTGAATCGCTCCGCCGGCGTGTCCCCGCTCGATGCGCGGGCGTCCCCGGTCCCGGGTTCCGGCAGGAACGGGCAGCACACCCCGCACCTGGCCCCCCTCCTGGCCGAACTGCAGAGCGTGGCCCGCGCCCACCCGGACGCGTCGTGGTGA
- the paaD gene encoding 1,2-phenylacetyl-CoA epoxidase subunit PaaD, translating to MVTASAERASRIAAEVPDPELPMVTLADLGVLHGVEVTPEGTVVVRLTPTYAGCPAMAEMRAEVAARLVAADFADVRVVTVLDPPWTTDRITDEGRRKLTEHGIAPPGPRNAPGPAPARTWLSLTAKPPEVPCPRCASADTEEISHFAATACTALRRCRTCLEPFAHVKDLP from the coding sequence GTGGTGACGGCGTCCGCGGAGCGGGCGTCGCGGATCGCCGCGGAGGTTCCCGACCCCGAGCTGCCGATGGTGACGCTCGCCGACCTCGGAGTGCTGCATGGCGTCGAGGTGACGCCGGAGGGCACCGTCGTCGTACGGCTCACCCCGACGTACGCGGGCTGTCCCGCCATGGCCGAGATGCGTGCCGAGGTGGCGGCCCGGCTAGTGGCCGCCGACTTCGCCGACGTGCGGGTGGTCACGGTGCTCGACCCGCCGTGGACCACCGACCGGATCACCGACGAGGGCCGCCGCAAGCTGACGGAGCACGGCATCGCACCGCCCGGCCCACGAAACGCGCCGGGTCCCGCACCGGCCCGGACCTGGCTGAGCCTGACCGCCAAGCCGCCCGAGGTTCCCTGCCCGCGCTGCGCCTCGGCCGACACCGAGGAGATCTCGCACTTCGCCGCCACCGCCTGCACGGCACTCCGTCGCTGCCGCACGTGTCTGGAGCCGTTCGCCCACGTCAAGGACCTGCCATGA